One stretch of Hevea brasiliensis isolate MT/VB/25A 57/8 chromosome 12, ASM3005281v1, whole genome shotgun sequence DNA includes these proteins:
- the LOC110662844 gene encoding LOW QUALITY PROTEIN: disease resistance protein RPV1 (The sequence of the model RefSeq protein was modified relative to this genomic sequence to represent the inferred CDS: substituted 1 base at 1 genomic stop codon), translating to MASTSSLGFSSKTTYDVFLSFSGIDTRSNFTDHLHVALRRRSLTTFIDDVLERGEGISPALMKAIEESMISVVILFENYASSRWCLDELVKIIDCKKGMGRKVLPIFYHVDPSDVRKQTGKFGEAFGKVKEKFKQRLDIVEKWSTALMEAANLSGWDSKNYRLESKLIDKVVNQIMKKLYPISFSACHGLVGIDAHVNKILPLLCIETADVRFIGIWGMGGIGKTTTTDVLFSQISDEFDVCYFLSNVGENAEKNELLHLRQKLFSELVGDKLLSIQMLHVLPTIVLDILRRKKVFIVLDDVNDSEQLEALAGYHGWYGSGSRVIVTSRDKEVLVGGVDQIYKVEGLNYCDALQLLSVKAFKQEHPPEEFMKFAERVVNYAKGVPLALKVLGSHLCKRSPKEWEIVLKELKKIPISKIHKILKISFDSLEQTEKAVFLDIACFFKGQDKDCVEDILDGCDLTPSLGIIRLVEKCLVIVVNNKLEMHDLIQEMVQHIARHEHSRLWEFTKICDILATEKVNKAVEGICLDTSKMGMTCLNSATFSQMPNLRLLKFFRHSNKKDSTPETFILESAXKNHLQNLPNKLSLLHWEEYPYSSLPLCFSMENLVLLNLEDSDVKRLWHGDQCPQKLKYLYLSGSKKLATLPNLSSATNLERIDLKACESLLEIPSSIQFLHKLNYLNLDDCINLRNLPSLLHLKNLKELSLSFCINLKKMSEIPSGIKQLDLICCGAEEWSASVQSFDTLKYMHISMCKNLRGLPSSLHLTSVETLKLFRCSNLNKFPNVTGYLKRILLEEVAIEELPSTIGCLFSLVELKLEKCNKLESLPGSICELKCLEGLFLRGCSKLGRLPSLCGLCSLTHLYLDDTAVSEIPSDIFSLSSLRLLSLNNCKRLQHLPELPERTTVLQAFNCTSLETVKSPLPFALVPKCNGCRRQKGIFNYCNCFNLEHNTLGNILTNARLRIEEKFGFSEFIDSFLVGLPGTEIPEWFSYENLGSSIAFVFPPKCINAKYLYLAFCVVLEFKVPLAMEKYNNFVLACELHLKNADGNEVPLIMVAPKIYHDNVHFGAAIESDHVFLWHNRYCIKRWLKHNCSDVNKLSIESEFKVDNLHKGNARHIDLVESKVKRCGIHLLYAFKDEEYQCSPSTIQTKLSLQYSSAVSNFMQQVRGNTGFLNGFCFILSCSFWLLSFWVLKSFGSASLF from the exons ATGGCTTCTACTTCATCTTTAGGCTTCTCCTCTAAAACTACCTACGATGTTTTCCTTAGTTTTAGTGGTATTGATACTCGTTCAAATTTTACTGATCATCTTCATGTTGCTCTGCGCCGGAGAAGTCTTACAACATTCATAGACGATGTTCTTGAGAGAGGAGAAGGGATCTCGCCAGCGCTCATGAAAGCGATTGAAGAATCCATGATTTCAGTAGTGATTTTGTTCGAAAATTATGCGTCCTCTCGGTGGTGCCTAGATGAACTAGTGAAGATAATTGACTGCAAGAAAGGAATGGGGCGAAAGGTCTTACCCATTTTCTACCATGTGGATCCTTCTGACGTTAGAAAACAGACTGGGAAATTTGGGGAAGCATTTGGGAaagttaaagaaaaatttaagcagCGCTTGGACATTGTGGAGAAGTGGAGCACTGCTTTGATGGAAGCAGCCAATCTATCTGGATGGGATTCCAAAAACTACAG GCTTGAATCGAAATTAATTGACAAAGTTGTCAACCAAATCATGAAGAAACTGTATCCCATCTCCTTTAGTGCTTGTCATGGTTTAGTTGGGATTGATGCTCACGTCAACAAAATTCTACCATTATTATGTATTGAGACAGCAGATGTTCGTTTTATAGGAATTTGGGGAATGGGCGGCATAGGAAAGACAACCACTACTGATGTTCTTTTTAGTCAAATTTCTGATGAATTTGATGTTTGCTACTTTCTAAGTAATGTTGGGGAAAATGCAGAAAAGAATGAATTACTGCATTTACGACAAAAACTTTTTTCCGAACTTGTAGGGGACAAACTTTTAAGCATACAAATGCTCCATGTGCTTCCCACTATTGTTCTGGATATACTTAGAAGAAAGAAGGTTTTCATTGTTCTCGATGATGTCAATGATTCAGAGCAGTTAGAGGCTTTAGCTGGATATCATGGTTGGTATGGTTCAGGAAGCAGAGTCATAGTAACAAGCAGAGACAAAGAAGTACTTGTTGGTGGAGTTGATCAAATATATAAGGTTGAGGGATTAAATTATTGTGATGCTCTTCAATTATTGAGTGTGAAAGCCTTTAAACAAGAGCATCCTCCAGAGGAGTTTATGAAGTTCGCAGAAAGGGTGGTAAACTATGCTAAAGGTGTTCCTTTAGCCCTAAAAGTTTTGGGTTCACATCTATGCAAAAGATCTCCAAAGGAATGGGAAATTGTattgaaagaactaaaaaaaattCCGATAtccaaaattcataaaatattaaaaataagttTTGATTCGCTAGAGCAAACAGAAAAGGCTGTATTTCTTGATATAGCATGCTTTTTCAAGGGCCAAGATAAAGACTGTGTAGAAGATATACTAGACGGATGTGATCTTACTCCAAGTTTGGGAATAATTCGTTTAGTGGAAAAGTGCCTCGTAATTGTTGTTAATAATAAGTTAGAGATGCATGATTTGATACAAGAAATGGTTCAACATATTGCTCGGCATGAACATAGTAGATTATGGGAATTCACAAAAATTTGTGATATCTTAGCAACTGAGAAG GTGAACAAAGCAGTGGAAGGGATATGCTTGGATACTTCTAAAATGGGAATGACATGCTTGAATTCTGCAACCTTCTCACAAATGCCTAACTTAAGATTACTCAAATTTTTTAGGCATTCAAATAAAAAGGACTCAACTCCTGAAACCTTCATACTTGAATCTGCTTAAAAGAATCATCTGCAGAATCTTCCTAACAAGTTGAGTTTACTACATTGGGAGGAATATCCTTACAGTTCTCTGCCTTTATGTTTTTCCATGGAGAACCTTGTTTTACTCAATTTGGAAGATAGCGACGTTAAACGACTTTGGCATGGAGATCAG TGTCCTCAAAAGTTGAAGTATCTCTATCTTTCTGGATCGAAGAAACTAGCCACCCTCCCAAATCTCTCCTCGGCTACAAACTTAGAGCGAATAGATCTTAAGGCGTGTGAGAGTTTGCTTGAGATTCCCTCTTCAATTCAGTTTCTCCACAAACTTAATTATCTTAATCTTGATGACTGCATAAATCTAAGGAATCTTCCCAGTCTCCTTCATTTGAAAAATCTGAAGGAACTTTCTCTGTCTTTCTGCATAAATTTGAAGAAAATGTCAGAAATTCCGAGTGGTATTAAACAGTTAGATCTAATATGCTGTGGAGCGGAAGAATGGTCCGCATCTGTTCAATCTTTCGACACTCTTAAATACATGCATATCTCGATGTGCAAAAACCTTAGAGGCCTTCCAAGCAGTTTGCATTTGACTTCTGTTGAGACACTTAAACTCTTCAGATGTTCAAATTTAAACAAGTTCCCTAATGTTACTGGATATCTAAAAAGAATACTGTTAGAAGAGGTCGCAATAGAAGAATTACCCTCAACCATCGGATGTCTCTTTTCACTTGTTGAGTTGAAACTGGAGAAGTGCAATAAGCTAGAGAGTCTCCCAGGCAGCATTTGTGAGTTGAAATGCCTTGAAGGGCTTTTTCTTAGGGGCTGCTCAAAACTTGGTAGATTGCCTTCGTTATGTGGTTTGTGCTCTTTAACACATTTATATCTAGATGACACTGCAGTTTCAGAAATCCCCAGCGACATTTTCTCTTTATCATCTCTAAGATTATTGAGTTTAAACAACTGCAAAAGACTCCAACATTTACCAGAGCTTCCAGAGCGAACAACAGTGCTCCAAGCGTTTAATTGTACATCACTAGAAACTGTGAAATCACCTTTGCCCTTCGCACTTGTACCAAAGTGCAATGGTTGCAGGAGGCAAAAAGGAATATTCAATTATTGCAATTGCTTCAATTTGGAGCATAATACACTTGGCAACATTTTGACAAATGCACGACTGAGAATTGAAGAAAAGTTT GGTTTTTCAGAATTTATTGATAGTTTTCTTGTTGGTTTACCTGGAACTGAAATTCCAGAATGGTTCAGCTATGAGAACCTAGGATCTTCAATAGCTTTTGTGTTCCCTCCCAAATGCATTAATGCTAAGTACCTATATTTGGCTTTTTGTGTTGTTCTAGAATTCAAGGTTCCTCTTGCTATGGAAAAGTACAATAATTTCGTGCTTGCATGTGAATTGCATCTGAAAAATGCTGATGGCAATGAAGTGCCCTTAATAATGGTTGCTCCTAAGATTTATCATGATAATGTGCATTTCGGGGCCGCCATTGAATCAGATCATGTGTTCCTTTGGCACAATCGTTACTGTATTAAACGATGGCTCAAACACAATTGTTCTGACGTCAACAAGCTTTCG